The Phaseolus vulgaris cultivar G19833 chromosome 5, P. vulgaris v2.0, whole genome shotgun sequence genomic interval attataatatttttaaaatattattttacattttgaaaaactaaattaaattatttaacttttactgatgtaataaaaaaaaccttTCAGACTTACAATACCATGAAAAGAAATTACCAAAAATATGTGAAAAACATTGAATTAGTATATATTGATTATTTTAATCACTGATCcaacttttatttgaaaatatcagAAGTTAGTAACCTATATTTTTACTAACTTCATTTGACGTGATGGCTTCTAATGTTAATTAGCTTTCAATATACTTTTAGTATCATAAGTTAACCCTATCTTTACGTGACCACTTTCAATTGGCTCACCAAATTTTTAGTTGCACAAATCTTATCTCTATAAACACAAGATAAAAATCtcttttatctatatttttattactcTTCAATTTacataaatatgtaaaataaataaaaaaatacttatatcattattatttttttctttctagtaTTGATTCTTAGATACTGTTCTTACTAATTTATTTAGCACGATAAACGAATATAACTATTCTCATTCGATTTATACTCTTGAAGTCAAGCAAAATCGAATCTGAACAAAAGCACTGGTAAAGCTTTCCAAAAGTAGGTTTGTTTTTAGTTAAACACGCAAATTATATTggtattaatttaatttgaaatatttagtaattttttccCTTTGTTTGAGATAAGTGAACAAAGATTTGCCACATTTAAAGGTATTAATGTTTGTTTATTTGGACTATCTTTTTAGTCAAAAAAGTTGATTTTTCTTTGCAATTGGGTCGGTTAGGGAAAGTGTGGTGTGGACAAAGAAAGGTGGTGTGTCGTGTAATCCAAACATGGAGTAGTTGGTGATGGGCCTACTTGCTGGGCTCCAAGAGACATGGACTTTTGTGTGTGATGACAAggtaaatataattaattttattagtaatTTATTAGGAATTTCATTAGTGAATTTATAAATAAGAAGAGAAGGAGAGAAATAGACACtataagaaaaacatgaaatagaaattaattttagagacaaaaaataattagttgctatagtaactaaattagagaccattttagaaactaaaaaaaaattgatttttaaattagtttctattattgttaaatgatttctagattggtggtatctaattagctatcaaagttttaactactacttatttagtttctaaatttggtagaaaaaactttggttgctcatataccaatttagaaaccatttaacaataatagaaactaatatacAAACCACAAATTTTGTTGTCTCTacaatggtttctaatttagtcactatataaactaattattttttgtctctaaaaattggtttctatttcattattCTCTTGTAGTGAGATGTTATAAATTAAAGatgtaataattaaaaaattgaaaagagatATGAATGAAAATCATAAAACGGAGATTCTTAGGTGAATTCTTTGATTCTGAtttcacttttaatttttagGTTTGATTGAAAATTCAGTTCATATAAATTTGAGGCATGATATCACATAACGTTTTATTAGGAAATTTTCCATTAGAAGTAGGAGAATATATATTAATCAAAATGCACACTAGATTGGAAAAACAAAATGCGAGCAATATTTAAAATATGCTAGTATTTTATTTCTAAAGTAAAGTTTTGTTGTATAATCCCTACACAAGTTACAAGTTGTTTGATGAACAATGTCAACTTTTCATACAATTCACCATAATCAACCTTTACcattatcaaattaataattttaatgttgTCATTAAACCTATTTTTCACACACATGATGGTTGAACAAAAGAAATATAGTTTCACTTTTTTACCCCTCATATGAGATAAATTGAGGTATGTTTAGTATAATCATTTACAATACTAAAAAAGTACTAGAAAAAACTtacactactagaaaatcactaaataaaaaccaattttaaagacaaaaaataattagttgttatagtgattaaattagaaattattttagagacttaaaaaattattggtttctaaattagtttttatattaaaaaatagtttataaattggtatataattaactacaaagattttaactaccaattatttaaattaaatctaatagcaaaaatcttgatagctaattagataccaatttaaaaactatttatcaataacagaaactaatttagaatcatttttttttctctaaccatattttcttgtagtgtaataatATTATCCTTTTTGTAACTTTGGATAGTAGCATAGAACTTAGTCTTTTTAGGAGCAGAAAGAGAAATATTGAAGAAAATGCAATCCTTTATTTAAATTAGCTTGTCGAATCATGTTGGATGTACATTTTCTTGAATGTGGAAAAGCTTGTGAAAAATAAAGCTCAGTTTGTTCTTGAGAAGAGGGCAAGTTTCATACTTCTACCCCAAGATTGTTAGttgattttctcttttatttttggAACCCTAACACGTGAGTTGAATCTTACTTGCCATTCTCCTCTATTCAAAATCAAAACATagataattttgattttatacaATTGGATTGATTACAAGTTAATGAAAGAAATTTGTTAATTAACGGAATTCAAGATACGTAGGAGTAGTGTTCATACAACGTAACAATTGGCAAATTCATGTATGAAAGTTAACATAATAAAGTTAATTAAGTAGGAATCCACTTTCACTCATCACTTTTCCTTCAAAAGTTAAACCACGCACAGCAAAGCATGCTGCAAGAAGAGCCAACATGATACCACCATTTACGTATACAAGAGAATTCAAAATAGCAAAGGTGATGATCATCCCTAACCTaggtgtgtatatatatatagatatagatatttATATAACTTTGGTGGTTTTGTCTCTAAAACAACTTGCTAGAAAGGCGTGCCTTTATCCTTGCAAAGccacaaaagagaagaaaaagcaAAGCAAAGGCCAAAAGGGAAGACAAAATCTGCAGATATTTTTGTTCCACCAATTCTCTTGCACTATTGATTCTGCACAGGGTATCTCACTCCAGCTACCAAAGCACGTTGCTGCTCTATCTGCATGAAACCATAGGGTATACTAAATTACTATCAAATCTTAATAGTAAAAAATGACAAATGTAgtattaaaatctttatatatGCAATGCAAAACCTACTTGGAACAGTTCATGCAACTTGTTCTTGAGATAGCAATATTCGTGCTCTAGCATCTCCAAAGCTCGCAAGCATCTGCAATTTGTCACGTGGACAGTTTCAGTTACCATGCAATAAACAATAAGTATTGTTAGTGTTAAAGCAATTGTTGATTATTTATCGGGTAGAGAAAAAGAAGGGATGAACACGAATTTTGAGAGGGAGTTAGGTGCGTGTGTACCCTCCACGGTTGCTCTGGTCTGTGGCAGCACGAAAGGCAATGCAAATGTTTGTGACTCTCTTGGCACCAATGCTTGAGCTGCTTCCCATGAACTGGTTCAAATGGATTCCCATTTTCTTGTAGTCTGATAACTCCCTTTCCATTCTGCATCAAACCACACATGCATGCACAAATCAATTCAACAAACACCATTCACAACAACTAATCCAAATGCTTTTTGAAGAAGATTAATTACATACAGCAATCCTCTCAGATTGTTGAGCAGCTTCTCGGACTCGTGAAAATAAATGTTCACAACCTCAGAGACGAAGTTGGGCGAGGCCTCGTCTTGCAGCTGCTGAAGCTGCAAAAATTGCTCATCCAACACTCCCTGCATGTATGCATGGAATGGAATCAGACCAAACATACAGTATCGTAGAATATTGTACAACAAAATTACGTAAATGTTGTTATATATATGGTTGCAGAACTCGTAAATGTTGTTGGTGATGTTTTTTACCTGGTGGAAAAGAAAAGCAAGTAGACGGTTCATGTCGGCCCACAAGAGGTCCGCACCGAAACCAAGCATCCACAGAGGGAGACCCGTTTTGGCTATTTGATTGAACCACTGTGTGCAGTGAAGAATTATGCAGAAGCCACCACTAACAGTGACTTATGAAGTGACACCAACAAcaccaagaagaagaagaagaagaagaagaagaaggaacaATGGACACTAATACTCACACACTGCAGCTTCTATTGCTGTCACGGGAATGCCAATGCTCCTATTTAAAGCATTCCACGAGTTTCTTCTACCACTCTTTGCTTCTGAATCATTAAGAGATTATAAATGAATATACTGTGGAAAGGTGTTTCTCATTAGTATATTATGATTAGAATATTGGTTAAGAAAtcaatacatataaaatatatgcTTTCTTTCTAATTCCTTATATAGTAACCATTTGCATTGTTTAAAATCTCAGTGTAGCTCATGCTAGTGTATGGTATAtacaaacataaaaattaatatttagaattaagaataaaatataggTAGTTAAGTATAAGAATAGTTTGAATGAAAGGGTTATTTGAAAGTTGTGTTTAATAGTCGTATGAAAGTAGTAATGATGGTATTGATTAGTTGAGTGAGTGTGAGAGTGAGAGTGGTTTTTTGGGGTGTGGgtgttaattaaaatatatgtagAAAGGAAGGAAGGCATGGAGATGATTGGGAGTAATCGAGGTGAATGTGGGGTATCTACCCTACCATTTGAAGGCCATTGCCCCAGGCATTTCTTCTCCTTCTGTTCCCTTCACACCTCACTTCACATCTTCCCACCAAAATGCTCCATTCACCCCACACTGCACCTGCACCTGCACATTCTTATTACTGTCACTCTACACACCTATACTGAAAACCACACTCAAAAATCTGTTAAtgacatttttttagtttcaattTCTTAATCAAACTTCAAAACACTATGGTTATAGTGTTAGTCTGTTCATGTAGTTTCTATAGTTTTGCCTCTAAGTTGTgcttatatatatacataaaaagaAAAGTATAAATTCAATACTTTTATAGAAAACCATTGGTTGTTAAAAGAATATACTTTTAATTCTAATTTCATCTTATAAAATCTATTTACATCTATTTATATATCAGTGTATTTATTTCTAATTGATGTGGAATCTTTAATACATTCTCTCACGCAGAATCCTATCAACTCgtatatgagattttttttttatcagcaaagaataaataaaataaaaagagacacttcaggggtgtctcaacccttatacaaaaccccAAAATTACATGATCCTAGAACCCTACCAACTAAGGATCCGACAAACATTGTACTACATATCAAGGTAAAAAACCAAACCAAGATATAGAAACCCACCCGATATAGTTGTCTCACCCCACCAAAGCGGTTACACCCTCAAATAAAGACATGTATCAAACAACAAAACAAGATCATTGTCATCAAGTTGAAGGACCTTACCCAAGAGACAAACTCAAAAATACAAGACACACCTTCCAACTCGTatatgagactatatattataagTGATCTGATAGTGGATAATCtaataaatcaataaatttttgcTAGAATCTAAAATAGATGGTTCTGATATGATGTTATGTTAAGAAGTAGATTTAGGactaactttattttataaaatcgaTTTATTATCTTTCACTGAGATTTTATTAATTGTATGGTATGTGAGGTGGTTTAAATAAGAGAAGATGGGAATTTTGTCTGTTTGTGGAATTTTGTGGAGGAAAAGTGAAGGTGGTTTACAGTGGAAGTGCAGTGCAGTCCATAGCAGACAGAGCATGAATGAATGGATAGACTTTTGAAGTCATCATGGTCTAAACACCAAACTACACTCCATCTTCTGACACCCACTTCACACGCCCAGGAATCAACCACTAAATTATACCTTTCCTCATTATTTTATCATCCAATTACTGTTAGGGCCACACTATTACCTCTTgcataatagttttttttatttatttacatactAAATTCATACGTAACCAACTCTTTTCTCCTAATTTTTCTGAGTTTCTGGTGTCTATCAAGCATATCTGATATTCAAAATTTGTGTATTTTGCAAAGTGACTTACAATTTGCTATCAAGTGCACAAATCAACTAGTAATTAACATACTGTCTAATATAAACATAATTAGACGGTTCAACAATGAAATGAAAGACATTCGATATACCAATTATTTGACTCAAATAGAACTATGTCAGATCCACTAAAGAATGATTTGGCTTTTTGAAAAAAGATGAGATCGATTTATAACGAAGATTAAATTATAATCAAAACGATTAAACACTTCTTGAATAAGATTAAGGAAATATTAAACTTTCATGGATATGACAAAAAAAGTTTCATAGAAAAACTATAAATAGATAAGTGTTCTAAGATAAAAAGTTAATGATTCTTTAACTTCGATACTTATAACATATACATATATTCAACGTTAAAGTATTTTTACAGATATTTTCATCTGATGGAGCCGAGAGACGAAAAACACTACAAAGAAGATCTTGATAGAAAAATATGAgcttataataacaataatcatcTTTAATTAAAGGTACTATtgtattgtaaaaaaaatgcaaatagcTTCCACAATATATTAATACTTTAACTAGGGAATTTGCATTTTTGTTTATCGCTTTCTGCATAGCATTTCAGTAAGTTTGAGCAAAAAGGTGAAGCAGGAGTGGAGTGCATTGCATACTTTTCATGtacaccttttttttttttttgtctcacaCATGCAAGTGTTAAATATGCATTTTAATAACCTTGCAGTGTGAATGCAAATTGCTACTACCAAGCTTGGGCATGGGTTATCGTCTACTTTAACTGGTTTTATAGTGCTATACTCAGAATCATGCATCTTCATTTCAATTAATTATAGATTCCTCGAAATCCTTGCTTGAAAGGCATACTTTGTTCATAATCAACTGACGTAAGCAAACTTAATTGCCCAATAAAGTCTTTTTCTGATGTTTTTGTAGTAGATTATAGTAACATGCAGCCAATAATTAATGTTGGTTATGAGAACTTTTTTTCCAATAATTAAGCTCATACGATGTGAAAACAAGTTTCTATTAAGTCATCATAATAGAGTGGTTCATCATCTAAGGCACATGGTTATGATTATACTTTAGCAAAGTAGTGTATTTGGTTTTGAAAATTagggttaattttttttttacaatggtTAAATGGTATCCCACGAATCCGACTTTAAAGTAAAAGTTGTATCTTATAAATACGATTTCAGAATGAAAGTCGTATATAGATATGATTTTAGAGTGAAAGTTGTATCTAATGGAGATGACTTCAGAGTGAAAATCATTCCAAAATTGTATTTATGTAATACGACTTTCATTCTGAAATCGTATCTAcattaaaagaaaatcattaaatagtgacaaaaaaaatgattaatgactatattgactaaattagatactaatttagagactaaataattatttatatcgatctaaaatgatttctattattaataaaaaaattaaaataatttttaaattgatatctaaattaggtACCTaagttttaactattaatattttagattctaaattagtatcaaAAGActattagagactaatttagaatataggATAGTAAGCAACCTCGTAACTAGTGGTTAAATACGactttaaaaaatcattttataaatttttttaataatagaaactactttagataccaataaatttttttaatttataaaataatttttaatttagtaaaatattaactaattattttgatatctaaaattaacttttattcaatgattttcttgCCGATATAAATACGActtaattatgataaaaaaatatctaaaatctaaattttgaaaaaagaaagaCTAGTTTCATGAAAAAACCTTATATATACTTGTGtatgtttttatatatatttgattagGATAATTAAGCATGCTTGGGGTTGACGTAAGCAGAATGTGAGTGttatattaaaatgataaaGAATAGTTAACCTTATTCCATAGAGTTGATAATGGTGTTAACTTTTTGTTCTCCCGTGCTTATTTACAGTCACCATTATTGCAACAACCAATATATGTGTTTTGCCTTTCTTCATATGATTTTGGTTTCGAAATGCTAAATGAGTTTTTGTTCTCAAGGAGGTGGagttaaaaaatgtttattaggTTATGGTGATTAAGTTAGAAAGAAAGACAATGGAAAAAAGGTGGTCTCAAAGCTCGAGGTTGTTGCTGTCTTCAATGTTTTTAACTTCATGCTCTTCTCTTCTTTACCTTTCTTTCCCTTTCCCTTTCCTTCTTCCAACAATAATCTCTTGCTTCATCTACTTCATCATATGTTTCCATAATTCTATGATCAAgctttttatcattttatctctgctaaaacattaaaaacttCATCAACTTATCAAAATTTATTTGCATAATTAAGAATGCAAAGAGATTATCAGAATTAAATATCTATGAAATTTCGTACACATTTATATCGGACGTATTGAATATCATCCTCGATTCAAAagatatttattgaatttttaatcattatacacagttttaacataatttttaaaaaaacatattaattctttaaaatttaatttattatataattttttattgtgattattaaaataaaaaataaatggttttgaattattaaaaacattttactattaaaaataatttaatatttaaaatatatttatgtaaataaattattatataatatataaattcgtaTCCATATGTTTATATTGTGGTATTTATTCTTGtggtatttattatttattgatgttgtatttattttaagtatTCATGTCGAATTTATGTTCGTGTTTATTACAATTTTAaggtgttttatttatttattacagtattctaatcttaaaattttcaatttaaatgaATGAATATGTACTAgttaaattataaaagaaattgtATGAGTAAGAAGTTTTTGTATAATAATCATAATccaaaaactatatttttatgttgattttagtgaacattttattaatattttttaacctataaaacaaaatttatatatttttagtgaTTTATTAATGTTCAAAtactcaaaatttataaaaataaaatttgaaatatatcgAGAAACAACTATTTCTAATTGAAACATTAAATTCAatctaattaattaatgaacaaaataaattaaaacttaataaaaattccaaatattacaaaataattagCTAAATTGTGATAAATAAATCCTACATAACCTGATTAAATTGAAAACATCACAAAGAAAATTGATGAACAGAAATATAATCACAAACATTAGAGTAGAAGAATATAAGTTACCACTCAAATTCCTCATAACACCccctatataaataaatatactagTTTACACAACTTTTCTCATTATTCTTTAATCTTCTTTAAAAAGTTTTTTACAGAATCCCTGAATTTGTTTTCGTTTAAATTAAATTTCCGTTACTAATTTTCCTTAtcattatttttctaattaaatttatGTCACTAATTTTCCttatctttgtttttttaattaaatttctgTCACTAATTTTCCTTATCGGATATAATAAGGGAGtctatttagaaaaataaatataaatttaggcactaaataaaaaatattaactcaAATTCTCTTCAGAATATCATGATTTGTTTTAAATAACTCAATTCTCTTCAGAATATTCGAGCCTTTTTGCTACTTTGCCCTTCATCAAATTGAAAGTAATTGCTATATTGTCCTTCATCTAATTTAGTTTAGCATCAGCTTCTAAACCTTATGATGTTTACTTTAACTGAACCATTTTAACAGTGGATTGCATGGGTTCTCTGAAATTCTTAATAGTAAAACTTGTTCCATTTTGCAAGCTAAGGATCAGAGTTACTTATTCACATGATTTAAATCCAAATTAATCACAGCTACACATAATGTATTCATTAAGAAAACAGAGAACACTTTCTGATCTTTGCATCAGACCCTTCTGTCTCATAATTCGATACCCAATTTCTCATCTCAGTAATATTAATATATCACAGTTTCATCTCTACGATATCCAACATCTCCATAGTATTAATATATCAAAGTTTCATCTCTATATATCCATCATCTCCTTATTATAATATACCATAGTTTCATCTCAATGATATCCAATTAGCCACCAAAATAAACAGCTTGCACATGACTTGATGGACAAGGTATGAACCAACTTCAATTGTTTCATTAACAAGATATGTTACCATATAAAAGATGGAACCTCAATTCTAAGTCTGAGTAGTAGCACCATTTTGTATACcagtatatatattatatagataTTTCATTAGGGTCACATTAGTACTTTTTGTGATAGCAAGCTGTAGCAGACCTATTTTGCTAGTTTTCCAAATTGCTCAGTTCTCATGACAGTGTACTGATTGAGCAAGGCTCCAACTTCTCACAGTTTTTGTTCCAAGTCACTGATCATTTGAATCTGATAGCAGAGAATGCCTTATGACTCTAATTACATCTGTTAGGGACACAACCCCCACGAGCAAACCCTCTTGATCCACCACCCAAACTCGATGAACATGACTAGTCACAGCCTTCTCAATTACCTCAGACAAAGGTGATTCAGCATAGCAAGTCACAAGCTCCCTTCTGGAGGAGCCTCTATTCTGCATGTCTGACTCAGAGTACAGTGGACTGGATCTAACTTCTTCAGTGAATGCCAGTGCACTTATTCCCAACCATGATTTTAGCGAGGATATGTGGCATCCCCTCAAATCAGTTGCAGAAAATGTACCAATAAGCTTCCTGCATCTTCCCTGCCAAAACGTGACACAAAAATTATGAACATAACATTCAATTCCACATTCTAAGACAGCAATATTAACAACAATGAATGAAAAGGGCATGGAGAGAAGTGATTAAACTTGCATTTATAAGCTGCTTGTGATCATCCTGACCAACACCGGTGGCTCTAACAATAGGAACAGCGTTTAACATAGCAGCCTTTAAGCACTTTATGGCATGAACAAGTTTTGTGCGGTCTGTGATGGCATAAATCTGTACAGTGTCAGCCCCCAAATCCTGAACAGAACGTGAGAGAATGCTGTGTAGTTCAGCACCACCACCATGCAAGAACTTCAGCATATCCATCTGAGTGAGCATTTGGTAGCTAGAAGCAGATTCTGTAAGTTCCACCCCAGATGCCACGTTCTCTTCCAGACCATCAACAGGTACCATAGCACGATGCACCCCTTTGCTGAACACTTCCATGCAGTCTAACATACTAACACATGATGCAAGAATAACTAAACAATCAAACTCTTCATCACTAATCAAACCCAAAAACAAAATCAGAAGAACACATTATGATGGAAATTTTAGGATGTATATCACTCCCATGCAGTCTAACATACTAACACATGATGCAAGAATAACTAAACAATCAAACTCTTCATTACTAAATAACCCAGAAACAAAATCAGAAGAACACATTATGATGGAAATTTTAGGATGTATCACTCTAAAGGTAAAAATCATGTAATTTCCAATTAAGTTTCATACTCACTGATGTGTAATGAAATCATGTGACTATAGTAATATATACCAAGGAGTTTTTCAGTTTGTAGTGATGATAAAAGAAAGGTTTGCAAGTTAATTAACCTGGTATTAGGATTGAGAGTCCATAAGCTAAGGCCTTCAAAGGAGTGACCAATGATGGAGGAAACAGAGTCAGACATCCTTTGATCAAGGTCTTGGGTGATATTATCACCACAACTCAAGTGGTCATCACCAGCTATGTGGGCCAGAATATCAAGCATAGTCACCATCCCTATGTAATGTTTCCTTACAGCACCCGTTTGCTTATCAGACTCCACGATCATGGACCCTCCGGCTCCGATCCACTGCCCCGGCGGCGCAGCCACCGGCACCGCCACAATCTTGTTCGCCACCAGAGTATTCATTGTTTGGGCCAGGGACGCCGTGTAGGGCACCTCCACTAGCCTCTTCTTGCCCACCATCATGTCCTTCACCTTCTTCTCCTTCAGTCTCACACTTTCACTTCGTTGCATGGTGGCTCCTTTCACCTCCTGCATAGTTTCGATTCTCCTTCTGTTACAAAACGACAAATTGTTCTTAGTGCAAAGATGGGTACTAATGGGAAAATATAGAACAAGCATCAAAGATTGGTTTTTTTAGCAATTTTTTACAGCAGTAGTCAAGGAATATATAACATATGAAGTTGTTGCTGAAATTCATCTTTGTTTTGATGGGTTATACGTGTGGTGTTGTGAGATTCTCAATATTGTGCATGCAACTCTGCTCTTGCCATCTGTAATAGCACACTTTATGACTCAGCAAATGCCCATCTATTTATTCAGTTTTTGTGTTCTTACGGAACACGTATACCATAGCCTCTCCCTGTTCACCACCTTCTACGTCGGtgtaaagttttaatttttgtttatttcattAAACCCCACTTTATAAACCAGTTGCAACAGAATACAATCCCATGAATCTGCAAAAGGAAAACGGAACATACCAAAGTTTTACAATAACTTGATtcatacattattttttattcaatccTTGTACTATCGGCTAGTTGTAAA includes:
- the LOC137834553 gene encoding pseudo histidine-containing phosphotransfer protein 6-like; this translates as MLGFGADLLWADMNRLLAFLFHQGVLDEQFLQLQQLQDEASPNFVSEVVNIYFHESEKLLNNLRGLLMERELSDYKKMGIHLNQFMGSSSSIGAKRVTNICIAFRAATDQSNRGGCLRALEMLEHEYCYLKNKLHELFQIEQQRALVAGVRYPVQNQ
- the LOC137836042 gene encoding SNF1-related protein kinase regulatory subunit gamma-like PV42a, producing MLVLYFPISTHLCTKNNLSFCNRRRIETMQEVKGATMQRSESVRLKEKKVKDMMVGKKRLVEVPYTASLAQTMNTLVANKIVAVPVAAPPGQWIGAGGSMIVESDKQTGAVRKHYIGMVTMLDILAHIAGDDHLSCGDNITQDLDQRMSDSVSSIIGHSFEGLSLWTLNPNTSMLDCMEVFSKGVHRAMVPVDGLEENVASGVELTESASSYQMLTQMDMLKFLHGGGAELHSILSRSVQDLGADTVQIYAITDRTKLVHAIKCLKAAMLNAVPIVRATGVGQDDHKQLINGRCRKLIGTFSATDLRGCHISSLKSWLGISALAFTEEVRSSPLYSESDMQNRGSSRRELVTCYAESPLSEVIEKAVTSHVHRVWVVDQEGLLVGVVSLTDVIRVIRHSLLSDSNDQ